AAAGGTGATGCATACCTCATCAAAGGCAGGGGTTGAACATTTTTCCATCCTTGTAGAACAGGTTGAGTGATGAGTCAGATACCTCCAGGGTTTCATGTATCGGAAAATGGGGGCATCTCCGATCCATTTCGTCTAATTCTTCTTTGCTCAATTATTCTCGGTGTTCTGGTGGCGCTCTTTTTTCAGGGGATTTCTCTGCCTGAATTTGAAGAGAGACCGCAGGAAGAGTCGATACAATTTTTTTATACGGAGGAGCTTTCCTTTGAAGAGGAGCCTGAGAAAGACGCCGCAGAGGAGATTGTCGATATTTCGGAAGAGCCACCCACCGAAGATGTTTCCCCATATGATGCTGTCGAAGAGGTTTCCGAGGTGTCACAAAAAACGGAAGTGCAGATTACAGAAGAACTGGATGAGCCTTCGGAGGATGTTGAGGAAGAGTCGTCTCGCCGCGTTTTTGGTGTTGAGCAAGTATATAGTGAAGGATTAGGCAGCGGGGGAGATACGGAGGATGCTGTGGTGGGACGTCGGGGAAATATTCTGAATAAAACGTATGATACGATACAGGCAGAGGATTCAGATCTTCGTGGTCCCTTGGTATCAGCAGCGTTGGTCAGCCGGGCTCCCTCCTTTCGTCGACGCGTACCGCCTGTTGCCACCGATGAAATGAGAAAAGAAGGGGTCGAGGGGGTGATTTCTGTACGGGTACTTGTTGATGCTGATGGAAGCGTGCGACAGGCGGTACCACAAAACGATCTGGGATACGGGAGTCGTGAGGCTGCCCTTGAAGCTGTTTTGCAAATGGAATTTGAACCGGCCCAACGCTAGAATGAGCCCGTGGCAGTGTGGATCACTATTCCTGTTCGATTTCAATTACTTCATTCGTGAGGGTGAGCTATGTATGGTGTAAACCGTGTGTTTTGGGTGCTTATTTTGTCAGTTCTTGCCTGGGCATCCTCTGCCCCTCCGCGGAGGATTCTGAGATACTCCTTGATAAGGAGCCCTTTGTGAAGACTCTCCCTGAACAAACAAGGTTTGTTGCAGCAGACTATCCTCGAGAACTCTATTCTGCCGGTGTGGAGGGAACCGTGCTTTTACAGCTTCTTATTTCAGAGGACGGTACAGTGGAGGAGGTTTCTGTAGATGAGTCTCTTCATCCGGTTCTTGATAGTACTGCCGTTTCGGCAGCAAAACAGTTTCGCTTTGAACCGGCCCGGCTTAATACGGGGGATATTGTTGCCGTGCAGCTCCAGTATGCCTATCATTTCTCCCTTGATGAAGTTGTGGCAGATACGGAGGAGGTGATAAACTTTCAAGGGCGCCTCCGTGAGCGAGGGACTCGCCGGCCTATGGCAAATGCTTTGGTAGTCCTAGAAAATATTCGTAACACAGAGGATATCGCCGTTCCGCTGGAGGTATATCTACGGCGTATCGGGGAGTTTCACGGACAGGATTTTGAAGCGGGACGTCTGATTACCGAGACCGATTCAGAGGGGCGTTTTTCCTTTGCCTCTCTGCCGGCTTGTTCTCTTTCAGTACGGGTTGTTTCCGGAGGGTATGAAGAATTCCGTCGTGAGGAAGCAATTAGTGCAGGGGAAGAACTCCTTGTAACCTACTATATACCGGCACGTTCCTATGATGACTATGAAGTGGTGGCCTATTACCGCAAGGAGGAACGGGAGGTAAGCCGGCGTTCACTCCCCGCTGCGGAAGTACAGCGGGTACCCGGATTATCGGGAGATGCTGTACGGGTTGTACAGGCTCTTCCCGGTGTGGCGCGGCTTAGTTTTGGCAGTGGAAATATTTCCGTACGGGGAAGCTATCTTTGGGATTCAAAATTTCTCCTTGATGGTGTGGAAATTCCTCAGCTCTATCACTTTGGCGGGTTGAAGTCCGTGGTAAATTCAGAGGCCATAGAGGCGGTTGATTTTTATCCTGGCGGATGGGGTGTCCGTCATGGTGGAGCTATTGGTGGACTGGTGGATGTACAAACCCGCAGAGCTCGGGATGATCGCTTCCATGGGAAAGTAGGAGCAAGTAGTCTTGATGCCTATTTCTTTGTTGAGGGCCCCCTGCGGGATGATCTTCGTATTATGGCCTCTGCCCGGCGAAGCTATTTTGGCGACATTGCCTCGGCGGTACTTGATAATATTGAGGATGGACCAGATGTCTCCTTAACTCCCTTTTATTGGGATTATCTTGCCAGCATTGAGTATGCTATTTCACCGGATCATCACGTAAGAACCTCCCTTTATGGTTCGTATGATTCGTTGGAGATACACCTCCGGGAGGAGGAGTTTTCTGCTGGCAGTGATGATATGGATCATCTTGATAAAATTCAGAATAACAGTTCCTTTGTGCGTTTTACCACAGCTCTGGAAAGCCGCCTTTTCGAAAACCTTTCCAATGAGCTGACCTTTAGTCTGCTTCAGCAGAAAACCTATAATGCCGCCTTCGGATTTTTTATGCAGGATCTCACCGTACACGGTATGGATATTCAAAATACTCTTTCTAAAACATTTTCCGAATCAGTCTCCCTTCATGTGGGAACAGATGTTACTCTGGGCAGCTATGATCTCTATCTTGATATTTTGGGGGTGCATGGGGTAAATCGTGATACCCTCACGGGAGATATGAACCGTATTGGGGGATATGTCTATGCGGAATTGCGCCCCCGTGAGAACTGGCTTGTTATTCCGGGGATTCGCTATGACCACTACGGCTTGCTACACCATGAAGGGGCCTGGTTTCCAGATTTTTGGGAATATTCCAGACGACGCAGGATTCCCTACTCAGGTGAACCCTCTGCCCGTATCTCTACACGGTACTCCCTTTCGGATGCGCATGTACTGAAGGCTGCGGCGGGTACCTATAATCAGTCACCCCAACCCTTTGGCTTTGTCACCCATGAAACATGGGGAAATCCTGATCTTCCCGCAACAAAGGCGGCCCACTATGTGGTGGGCCATGAGTGGCAGATTACAGATCGTATCTCCACCGATATTCAAGGATACTACAATATGCAGTGGGATATTCCCCGTATGCAGAATTCTGATGATGATTTTGATCGTGAGAATATAAACCAGAATCTTTTTATAGCCGATGAAACGGGCAGAACCTACGGTATGGAATTGATGCTTCGTCACAACAGGGGAGAACGCTTTTTTGGATGGCTTGCCTATACGCTCTCTCGAAGTGAGCGGTGGGATGTGCAAAAAGAGGAGTATCGCCTCTTTGACCAAGACCAGACACATAATCTCCAACTTGTGGGAAGTTTTTCCCTTCCCAATAATTGGGAGGTGGGCGGTCGGATGCACTATACCACGGGAAACCCCGATACGCCCGTGAGTATTGGAAATGAAAACATACAGGGTAAATCTATCGGACGGATATCGGGTGAGGAAAACTCTATCAGGAAGGATCCCTTTTTCAAGGTTGATTTGCGGGCCGAGAAACAATGGATTTTTGAACGTACCATATTGACCTCCCATGTGGATATTCAGAATATTTCTTGGTTTTTCCATAAAAATCCTGAGTTTACCCTGTGGGATGATTTTTATAAAGAGCGGCAGGATATCTCCATGATCCCCCTCATTGACGCTGGTTTTACCCTTGCCTTTTAGGAGTCTGAACATGAATATACGCGGCTTTCTGTTTTTCTGCATAATTCTTCTGACTGGGTGTACGGATGATTTTTTCTACCGCTATGACGAGGTTCATCATGATATGATCCGTATTATCGATTTCTCTCTGGAAGACCCAGATCTTTCTCCCGGAGATACGGCGGTGCTGTATGCTGTGTTTGCGGGACACCCCGTTACCGTTGATGATATGACCTGGGAGGTCTCGTGGAATGTTGTGACCAATCTCTTCGGCAACAGGAGTATTCGTGACACAATGTACCTGCCGTGGCTTACCCTTGAGGAGATCCCCGACTCTCTTGCGGGAGCCCAGGTATTTCGCATGACCTATGAAATTCCCGACTCCCTTGTATATACCAGTGAGCAGCATCCAGAGGATTTTTCTGTCTTTATCCGTGATCATAATATTCCCCTTGATTTGAGTGATTGGGATTTTTCAACAAAGACTACAGACCTTATTGATCTTCTCGAAGCTCTTTCTCAGACCCCCGATGCCGTGGAATCTCTCCCTGTTGGGGAACCGGGACTTTTTATTGAGGTCCTTTCGCAAATGTTGACAACCCAGTATCGCCTCATTTTGACCCTCCCCGGTGATGCCGTTGTTGAGGCGGGGTATCCCCGGCGGTACGATGGATATGTTCGGTACCACTCACGCTTTGATCATATTCCCTAGGTATTTATCAATGAAAACCCGCGCATGGACCAACTGTACCTTGGGGGAACTCGCACAGCTGGATCCCCCCTCTCTTTTTCTGACATAGATACGATTATACCCATCGGGGATACCCTTTTTCTTCCACAGGATGATTCCTTAGGATGATTCCTTTACCTGGTATATTTGTATTCATACATCGCCGCGACAAGAGACAATCAGCCTCAATTCTGCCATTGGTGGTCTTTCCGGTACGGGCCGGGGTACTTCGCGAGAGCGTCATGAGCTCTATCGTTTTGTCGAATACGGAGAGAATACTCCCAATGTATCCCCCGTCTCAGTGAAAAATAGTGGTGATACGCTTTTTGCGTATGAAATTGAAAATGGTGCTGAGGCTCGCTCGGGCTTTTTTATTTGGTTGAATCTCTGGGATTATTTTGAGGATATGCCCCAGCGTCCCCGGGGAAGTATGGTCCGAGAAATCTACATACCATCGGACACATTATGGTGGTGCACCAGGCAGGAGTCGAACCTGCGACCTACGGCTTCGGAGACCGTCACTCTATCCAGCTGAGCTACTGGTGCAAGGTGGCATAAAATAGTTTCTTTTCCTCTGTGAGGCAAGGGCTCTGTAGATACCCATGCGTAATTTTTCGTGGGGACTCGCAAAAAAAGTTGCGAAGTGTTCTTCTGATAGAGTTTGTTTTCTGCGAAGGAGGAATTCCCCTAGGTTCTATGATTTCCTGTGGGTACCCCTTTTTTGTCACGACGATATATTTTCCTTCATATCTTCAAAGGGGAATCATGAGTAGTACGTACTATATAGAAATCACTGTGCCCATAGAGGCGTATGAAGAGACTCTTGGCATACTCTACGCACAGGGCATGTCTGCGTGTCAAGAACTGTCACGTCCCGATGCTATGGAGCTTACTTGTTATTTTGAAACCCGTTCTGCCGCACAATCTGTGGCGGACCATGGGGTTGCCGCCTATGAACCTTCTACCGTGCAGGAGCAGAGGGAGTATGATTGGAATAGTAAATGGCGGGAAAGTATTGAGCCAGTGTGGATTACCGATGATATCGTTGTTTCGCCGGTGTGGAGAGAACCGTCTATACGCCCGGGGCAGCACTGGATACAGATTGAACCGAAGATGGCCTTCGGAACGGGGCATCATGAGACAACTCAATTGGCTGCCGCAGCAGTTCTTGCAGAGCAGGGAAACCGTCTTCTTGATGTTGGCACCGGTTCGGGGATTCTCCTTTTTGTTGCAGCAATTGCTGGATATACCCATGCCCACGGTGTTGAGATTGACCCCGCCTGTGAAGATAATTTACGGGAAAACCTTGGACAGAACAAAAGTGCTTGTCACATCTCATACGACATTGGTACATTGAGCACAATTTCTGCTCATCCCCCCTATGATACGGTTGTGGTAAATATTATTAAGCAACACTCCTGTCCCATTGTAGAAAAGCTTCCCTCCTATCTTCGGCCGGGGGGTGTCCTCCTCTGGAGCGGCATTTTGTGTGAAGAGCGGGATGAGGTTGTCAGCTT
This portion of the Chitinivibrio alkaliphilus ACht1 genome encodes:
- a CDS encoding energy transducer TonB, with translation MSQIPPGFHVSENGGISDPFRLILLCSIILGVLVALFFQGISLPEFEERPQEESIQFFYTEELSFEEEPEKDAAEEIVDISEEPPTEDVSPYDAVEEVSEVSQKTEVQITEELDEPSEDVEEESSRRVFGVEQVYSEGLGSGGDTEDAVVGRRGNILNKTYDTIQAEDSDLRGPLVSAALVSRAPSFRRRVPPVATDEMRKEGVEGVISVRVLVDADGSVRQAVPQNDLGYGSREAALEAVLQMEFEPAQR
- a CDS encoding TonB-dependent receptor domain-containing protein — translated: MKTLPEQTRFVAADYPRELYSAGVEGTVLLQLLISEDGTVEEVSVDESLHPVLDSTAVSAAKQFRFEPARLNTGDIVAVQLQYAYHFSLDEVVADTEEVINFQGRLRERGTRRPMANALVVLENIRNTEDIAVPLEVYLRRIGEFHGQDFEAGRLITETDSEGRFSFASLPACSLSVRVVSGGYEEFRREEAISAGEELLVTYYIPARSYDDYEVVAYYRKEEREVSRRSLPAAEVQRVPGLSGDAVRVVQALPGVARLSFGSGNISVRGSYLWDSKFLLDGVEIPQLYHFGGLKSVVNSEAIEAVDFYPGGWGVRHGGAIGGLVDVQTRRARDDRFHGKVGASSLDAYFFVEGPLRDDLRIMASARRSYFGDIASAVLDNIEDGPDVSLTPFYWDYLASIEYAISPDHHVRTSLYGSYDSLEIHLREEEFSAGSDDMDHLDKIQNNSSFVRFTTALESRLFENLSNELTFSLLQQKTYNAAFGFFMQDLTVHGMDIQNTLSKTFSESVSLHVGTDVTLGSYDLYLDILGVHGVNRDTLTGDMNRIGGYVYAELRPRENWLVIPGIRYDHYGLLHHEGAWFPDFWEYSRRRRIPYSGEPSARISTRYSLSDAHVLKAAAGTYNQSPQPFGFVTHETWGNPDLPATKAAHYVVGHEWQITDRISTDIQGYYNMQWDIPRMQNSDDDFDRENINQNLFIADETGRTYGMELMLRHNRGERFFGWLAYTLSRSERWDVQKEEYRLFDQDQTHNLQLVGSFSLPNNWEVGGRMHYTTGNPDTPVSIGNENIQGKSIGRISGEENSIRKDPFFKVDLRAEKQWIFERTILTSHVDIQNISWFFHKNPEFTLWDDFYKERQDISMIPLIDAGFTLAF
- a CDS encoding 50S ribosomal protein L11 methyltransferase; protein product: MSSTYYIEITVPIEAYEETLGILYAQGMSACQELSRPDAMELTCYFETRSAAQSVADHGVAAYEPSTVQEQREYDWNSKWRESIEPVWITDDIVVSPVWREPSIRPGQHWIQIEPKMAFGTGHHETTQLAAAAVLAEQGNRLLDVGTGSGILLFVAAIAGYTHAHGVEIDPACEDNLRENLGQNKSACHISYDIGTLSTISAHPPYDTVVVNIIKQHSCPIVEKLPSYLRPGGVLLWSGILCEERDEVVSFAQKVGFVLCHEGTKGEWWYGRFRLRG